In a single window of the Haloplasma contractile SSD-17B genome:
- a CDS encoding GrpB family protein encodes MQIVVEDYNPEWEKQFNELKSVYKTKLKHIDIQIEHVGSTSVPGLAAKPIIDIDIIVENQDDVRKVINCLQVLGYEHQGDLGINGREAFKRKSEAVPYVQEYDAWCRHHLYVCIRGIPSLENHLRLRNYLRDNENAVREYGKLKKSLAVKYPNDIDSYIEGKTSFITNILTKVGMSRHVSDITEQNKK; translated from the coding sequence ATGCAAATTGTAGTAGAGGATTACAATCCAGAATGGGAAAAACAGTTTAATGAATTAAAATCTGTTTATAAAACAAAGTTAAAACATATTGATATTCAAATAGAGCATGTTGGCAGCACGTCAGTTCCTGGACTTGCAGCAAAACCGATTATAGATATTGACATAATTGTGGAAAACCAGGATGATGTAAGAAAAGTAATCAATTGTCTTCAAGTTTTAGGTTACGAGCATCAAGGTGATCTTGGGATTAACGGACGTGAGGCATTTAAGCGTAAGTCTGAAGCAGTTCCTTATGTTCAGGAATATGACGCATGGTGTAGGCATCATCTATATGTGTGTATAAGAGGAATCCCTAGTCTAGAAAATCATTTAAGGTTAAGAAATTATTTGCGAGATAACGAAAATGCTGTTAGAGAATATGGTAAACTAAAAAAGTCATTAGCTGTGAAATATCCAAATGACATTGATTCCTATATAGAAGGAAAGACTTCCTTTATAACGAATATACTAACTAAGGTTGGAATGAGCAGACATGTGTCAGATATAACAGAACAAAATAAAAAATGA
- a CDS encoding DUF421 domain-containing protein gives MDFIINTFILLSSGIILLRLFGRRSIGQMTIGEGIIMISIGSLLVSPIGNESVLNTVIIAVIYIVVIMVLQRLQVKSISFTKLLTGTSVVIVDEGKIVKNNLKKLRLTETLLEMLLRQQGVTKLSDVKTATLEPNGRVGYELYDDAKPVTFRDIKPILQALNLNTTKTPNENENIFTEIKRNK, from the coding sequence ATGGATTTTATTATTAATACCTTTATTCTTCTATCTTCAGGTATTATATTACTTAGATTATTTGGTAGGCGCTCAATTGGTCAAATGACAATCGGCGAAGGGATCATCATGATTTCAATAGGTTCATTACTTGTGTCTCCAATTGGTAATGAAAGTGTACTAAATACTGTTATCATTGCTGTAATTTATATTGTGGTAATCATGGTCCTTCAACGATTACAAGTTAAGTCTATTTCATTTACCAAGTTATTAACAGGAACATCAGTAGTGATAGTTGATGAAGGTAAAATTGTCAAAAATAATCTAAAAAAATTACGTTTGACTGAGACATTGTTAGAGATGTTGTTACGACAACAAGGTGTTACTAAACTAAGTGATGTTAAAACTGCTACCTTAGAACCCAATGGTAGAGTTGGTTATGAATTATATGATGATGCAAAGCCTGTTACCTTTAGAGATATAAAACCGATTTTGCAGGCTCTTAATTTAAATACAACTAAAACCCCAAATGAGAATGAAAATATTTTTACAGAGATTAAAAGAAACAAATAG
- a CDS encoding ABC transporter ATP-binding protein gives MGEVTIDVLKGIDLTIKKGEFVSIMGPSGSGKSTLLYLIGGLDKATDGTILVNNKELSVMKDKEQSILRRRDIGFVFQFYNLIPNLNVEENILLPILLDGGKLKDYKEKLDKILEVVGLKDRRTHKPRELSGGQQQRVAIARALINEPDLILADEPIGNLDSKTGTEIMELFKKINREQGKTIVQVTHSREAAEYGTRIVNLLDGKVVET, from the coding sequence ATGGGTGAAGTTACAATAGATGTACTAAAAGGGATTGATTTAACCATTAAAAAAGGTGAATTTGTATCTATTATGGGTCCATCTGGATCAGGAAAAAGTACGCTTTTATACTTAATAGGTGGACTCGACAAAGCAACTGATGGGACTATTTTAGTAAACAATAAAGAATTATCTGTTATGAAAGATAAAGAACAAAGTATCTTAAGACGGCGTGATATTGGTTTTGTTTTTCAGTTTTACAATTTAATACCGAATCTAAATGTTGAAGAAAATATTCTGCTTCCGATATTACTTGATGGAGGAAAACTAAAAGACTATAAAGAGAAACTAGACAAAATTTTAGAAGTAGTTGGACTTAAAGATCGAAGAACGCATAAACCAAGAGAATTATCAGGAGGACAACAACAACGTGTTGCAATAGCGAGAGCGTTAATCAATGAACCTGACTTAATCTTAGCGGATGAACCAATCGGAAACTTAGATAGCAAGACAGGAACTGAGATTATGGAATTATTTAAAAAAATAAACCGTGAGCAAGGCAAAACAATCGTACAGGTTACTCACTCTAGAGAAGCAGCTGAATATGGGACACGGATTGTTAATCTATTAGATGGTAAGGTTGTAGAAACGTAA
- the ltrA gene encoding group II intron reverse transcriptase/maturase, with translation MTLLNEILNRSNLNDAYLQVYRNKGAAGIDGVTIHELKTYLKENRETLIQQIRDRKYKPQPVKRVEIPKDNGKKRQLGIPTVVDRVIQQAIAQVLTPIYEQQFSDNSYGFRPGRSCEMAIIKSLEIINDGYNWVVDIDLERFFDTVNHDRLINIIFKTIKDGDVMSLISRFLKSGVMVQGKYKESTIGTPQGGNLSPLLSNIMLNELDKELARRGLRFVRYADDCNIYVGSEKAANRVMKTITTFIEKKLGLIVNANKSKIGKPNDIKFLGFGYFYDYRSKRYHVKPHHLSLIKFKRKLKQLTKRSWSLSLDYRLLKIKQLITGWVNYFRISKMKSALRLIDRKVRARIRVIIWKQWKVCSKQIKSLVQLGINEEEAKGLTYCRKGYQFIGYSYVVQRAINNKRLKKRGLASALDHYLKVHTVI, from the coding sequence ATGACACTTTTAAATGAAATATTAAATAGAAGTAACCTTAATGATGCTTATTTACAAGTCTATCGTAATAAGGGTGCAGCAGGAATTGATGGAGTTACCATTCATGAACTGAAAACATACCTAAAAGAGAATCGAGAGACATTGATTCAACAAATACGAGATAGGAAGTATAAACCTCAACCAGTAAAAAGAGTTGAAATACCAAAAGATAATGGTAAGAAGCGTCAACTAGGAATTCCAACTGTTGTTGATAGAGTTATACAACAAGCAATAGCACAAGTGTTAACACCAATCTATGAACAACAATTCAGTGATAATAGTTACGGCTTTAGACCGGGCCGCTCATGCGAGATGGCGATTATTAAAAGTCTAGAGATAATTAATGATGGATATAACTGGGTAGTTGATATCGACCTAGAACGATTCTTTGATACAGTGAATCATGACCGGCTAATAAACATTATCTTTAAGACAATTAAAGATGGTGATGTCATGTCACTAATCAGTAGGTTCCTCAAATCAGGAGTCATGGTTCAAGGAAAGTATAAAGAAAGCACCATCGGCACCCCGCAGGGTGGGAATTTGAGCCCATTACTTTCGAATATCATGTTAAATGAACTTGATAAGGAACTTGCGAGACGAGGATTAAGATTCGTAAGATATGCAGATGACTGTAATATCTATGTCGGAAGTGAAAAAGCAGCGAATCGAGTCATGAAAACAATCACGACTTTCATTGAAAAGAAACTAGGTCTTATAGTTAACGCAAACAAAAGTAAAATAGGAAAACCCAATGACATCAAGTTCCTTGGGTTTGGATACTTTTATGACTATAGAAGTAAAAGGTACCACGTAAAACCACATCATCTATCCCTTATTAAGTTTAAACGTAAACTTAAACAACTAACAAAAAGAAGTTGGAGTTTAAGTTTAGACTATCGCCTACTCAAAATAAAGCAACTCATTACTGGATGGGTAAACTACTTTAGAATAAGTAAGATGAAAAGCGCTCTGAGGTTGATAGACCGCAAAGTAAGAGCCCGAATAAGGGTAATTATCTGGAAACAGTGGAAAGTATGTAGCAAACAAATCAAATCGTTAGTACAACTGGGGATTAATGAAGAAGAAGCAAAAGGATTAACATACTGTCGCAAAGGATACCAGTTTATTGGGTACTCATACGTTGTTCAACGAGCAATTAATAATAAAAGATTAAAGAAAAGAGGTCTAGCGAGTGCGCTAGACCACTATTTAAAAGTACATACTGTAATATAA
- a CDS encoding NUDIX hydrolase — translation MELLNKIIHKNISDINGNPSKRRTARGIIVNGSEILLMYTKFYNDYSFPGGGVNKEEDLKTALKRELYEEIGASKIEILKEYGMLEEYRPTSDPEYDFAYMESYFFVCQVEKELGTPNLEDYEIAHGMKPVWIDINKAIAHNKAVIDNKEESMGLSIRRETFVLEHIRDHLIKK, via the coding sequence ATGGAATTATTAAACAAAATTATACACAAAAATATAAGTGACATAAATGGTAACCCTTCTAAACGAAGGACTGCTAGAGGTATAATAGTAAATGGTTCTGAAATATTGTTAATGTATACGAAGTTCTATAATGATTATAGTTTTCCTGGTGGGGGCGTAAATAAAGAAGAGGATTTAAAAACTGCATTGAAACGAGAGTTATACGAAGAAATTGGTGCAAGTAAAATTGAAATCTTAAAAGAATATGGCATGCTTGAAGAATACAGACCAACAAGTGACCCTGAATATGATTTCGCTTATATGGAGTCATACTTTTTTGTTTGTCAAGTAGAAAAAGAATTAGGTACACCTAATTTAGAAGATTATGAAATTGCTCATGGAATGAAACCTGTATGGATTGATATTAATAAGGCAATTGCACATAATAAAGCGGTAATTGATAATAAAGAAGAGTCTATGGGATTATCTATAAGGCGTGAAACGTTTGTTTTAGAACATATAAGAGACCACTTAATTAAAAAATAG
- the pepF gene encoding oligoendopeptidase F produces the protein MEKILKERKDVEQELTWDLSAIYKTEDDFNRAVENAKDLTKQIVDRYNGRLNTPTSINACVDELKKVIEVFTLIGSYANLAVSVDQTNSKNQGRYMKVMNVISDLQSKLSFIRSEIIETEETVIAQAMEDSLENRNFLKEIKDFKKHALHPEVERVLSSLSGTLNSPYSIYNKAKLVDMEFDNFVVGGKSYPLSFGLFENEFEYESDTELRRTAFDKFSSKIKDYQHTVAAAYQTQVQKEKTMANLRGFDSVIDHLLFNQKVDRSLYNRQIDIIMEKLAPHMRKYAKLLQKIHNLDEMTFADLKLDVDSDFEPDITVEESKKYINGALSVLGEDYLEMVNRSYDERWVDFPQNKGKSTGAFCSSPYGSHPYILISWTHKMRETFVLAHELGHAGHFYFAQKNQNILNTRPSLYFIEAPSTMNEMLMANYLMKKTDDPRMKRWVLSSIISRTYYHNFVTHLLEAAYQREVYKIIDEGGSVQAGKLSELKRDVLEKFWGDTVKINDGAELTWMRQPHYYMGLYPYTYSAGLTVATQASRRILNEGKPAVKDWRNVLNAGGTKSPVELAKMAGVDITTEQPLLDTIEHIGNMIDEIIELTEELEEK, from the coding sequence ATGGAGAAAATATTAAAGGAACGAAAAGATGTTGAGCAAGAGTTAACATGGGATTTATCAGCAATATATAAAACAGAAGACGATTTTAATAGAGCAGTAGAAAATGCTAAAGATTTAACAAAACAAATTGTCGACCGTTATAACGGAAGACTGAATACACCTACTTCAATTAATGCATGTGTAGATGAATTAAAAAAAGTAATTGAAGTGTTTACTCTGATTGGGTCATATGCGAACCTGGCTGTTTCAGTCGATCAAACAAATTCTAAAAATCAGGGTAGATATATGAAGGTGATGAATGTTATATCTGATCTTCAAAGTAAATTAAGTTTCATAAGAAGTGAAATCATTGAAACTGAAGAAACCGTAATCGCACAAGCTATGGAAGATTCTCTAGAAAATCGGAACTTCTTAAAGGAAATTAAAGACTTTAAAAAACACGCATTACATCCTGAAGTTGAACGTGTATTATCATCGCTTTCAGGAACATTAAATTCACCTTATTCAATATATAATAAGGCTAAATTAGTTGATATGGAATTTGATAACTTTGTTGTTGGAGGTAAATCGTATCCACTTAGCTTTGGTTTATTCGAAAATGAATTTGAATATGAGTCAGATACTGAGCTGCGACGTACTGCATTTGATAAGTTCTCATCTAAAATTAAGGATTATCAACATACTGTAGCTGCGGCGTATCAAACACAAGTTCAAAAAGAAAAAACGATGGCTAATTTACGTGGATTTGACTCAGTCATCGATCACTTATTATTTAATCAAAAGGTTGACCGCTCATTATACAATAGACAGATTGATATAATAATGGAAAAATTAGCTCCGCACATGAGAAAATATGCAAAACTTTTACAAAAGATTCACAACTTAGATGAGATGACATTTGCAGACTTGAAACTCGATGTGGATAGTGACTTTGAACCGGATATAACAGTTGAAGAATCGAAAAAATACATTAATGGAGCTCTTTCCGTTCTTGGTGAGGACTATTTAGAGATGGTAAATAGAAGTTATGATGAACGTTGGGTAGATTTCCCACAAAACAAAGGAAAGTCAACAGGTGCATTCTGTTCAAGCCCTTACGGAAGTCATCCATACATTCTGATTTCATGGACACATAAGATGCGTGAAACGTTTGTTCTTGCCCATGAATTAGGGCATGCAGGTCACTTCTATTTTGCTCAGAAAAATCAGAATATTTTAAATACAAGACCATCTCTCTATTTCATCGAGGCTCCTTCAACGATGAATGAGATGTTAATGGCAAACTATTTAATGAAAAAAACAGATGATCCACGTATGAAGCGTTGGGTATTATCTTCAATAATTAGCCGTACATACTACCATAACTTTGTAACGCATCTACTTGAAGCTGCTTATCAAAGAGAAGTGTATAAAATCATTGATGAAGGTGGAAGCGTACAGGCAGGGAAGTTAAGTGAGTTAAAGCGGGACGTATTAGAGAAATTCTGGGGAGACACAGTTAAGATTAATGATGGTGCAGAGCTCACATGGATGAGACAACCTCATTATTATATGGGGTTATATCCGTATACCTATAGTGCTGGTTTAACCGTAGCAACTCAAGCAAGTAGACGCATACTAAACGAAGGGAAACCAGCCGTTAAAGATTGGCGTAACGTATTAAATGCAGGAGGAACAAAATCACCTGTAGAACTAGCTAAGATGGCGGGTGTCGATATAACGACAGAACAACCGTTATTAGATACAATCGAACATATTGGAAATATGATTGATGAGATTATTGAATTAACAGAAGAATTAGAAGAGAAGTAA
- a CDS encoding RDD family protein gives MFELLDNERLIWWKRIKSRYLFPSGAVRIGARILDFTILYSILMPLVLWEQMVLYHIEYNNLRDFSRYYEFSRNNTIIFLVLIIILELIIPLITKGQTLGKMITKQRVISKDGEYASAKQLVGRSLIYIVALSITQLKSLNSQFMYELDTRLQELGIVKILEYGFNTIIGLSVLCLFITKYHRTIYGYYTKTCVVYDRYYHKHRDQMINKSS, from the coding sequence ATGTTTGAATTACTTGATAATGAGCGTTTAATATGGTGGAAACGTATTAAGTCACGTTATTTATTTCCATCGGGTGCAGTCCGAATAGGAGCGAGGATACTAGATTTTACTATACTATACTCAATTTTAATGCCTTTAGTATTGTGGGAACAAATGGTTTTATATCACATTGAATATAATAATCTTAGAGATTTTAGTCGTTATTATGAGTTTAGTAGAAATAATACTATTATTTTTTTAGTATTAATTATTATTTTAGAACTAATCATTCCACTTATAACAAAAGGACAGACACTGGGTAAGATGATTACAAAACAACGTGTTATATCGAAGGATGGAGAGTATGCGAGTGCTAAACAACTGGTCGGCAGAAGTCTGATTTACATTGTAGCCTTATCCATTACTCAATTGAAAAGTTTAAATTCTCAGTTTATGTATGAACTCGATACTCGTTTACAGGAACTTGGTATCGTAAAAATACTAGAATATGGATTTAATACAATAATTGGTTTATCAGTTTTATGTTTATTTATTACAAAGTACCACCGTACTATTTATGGTTATTATACGAAAACATGTGTCGTGTATGATCGTTATTATCATAAGCATAGGGATCAAATGATTAATAAGTCATCTTAA
- a CDS encoding patatin-like phospholipase family protein produces the protein MVNKNKLNNETLHIGLALGGGAVLGAAHVGALKAIEDKNIKIDCIAGTSIGAIIGAFIAFGKSCEEIEEIISDLNWISVTKLTFSKEGFLTNKKLANKLYDTIGDVNFDDAIIPFSVVATDIATGERVILNKGSVVEAVLASSSIPGIFKPITIDGRMLVDGGVVENVPISPLKEMGAELIVAVSLNPSKEKPKNMIDIMLNSYYFSTFRTAQLQLEKEHLLLELDLHDYNPVYTKQVPNLIDVGYKQAKAFIEAQLFNK, from the coding sequence ATGGTAAATAAAAATAAACTTAATAATGAAACATTACATATTGGATTAGCGCTTGGAGGAGGAGCAGTACTTGGGGCTGCACATGTCGGTGCGCTTAAAGCAATTGAGGATAAAAATATTAAAATAGATTGTATAGCAGGGACGAGCATTGGAGCCATTATAGGTGCATTCATTGCATTTGGTAAGAGTTGTGAAGAAATTGAGGAAATAATTAGTGACCTAAATTGGATAAGTGTAACAAAGTTGACGTTTTCTAAGGAGGGGTTTTTAACGAACAAAAAGTTAGCTAATAAACTATATGATACGATTGGTGATGTTAACTTTGATGATGCAATTATACCATTCTCCGTAGTAGCAACAGACATTGCAACAGGGGAACGTGTCATATTAAACAAAGGAAGTGTTGTTGAAGCAGTTCTCGCAAGTTCGTCAATTCCTGGAATATTCAAACCTATTACAATAGATGGTAGAATGTTAGTTGATGGGGGAGTTGTTGAAAATGTTCCAATCTCTCCTCTCAAGGAAATGGGTGCTGAATTAATTGTTGCTGTAAGTCTTAATCCATCAAAGGAAAAGCCAAAAAACATGATCGATATTATGTTAAATTCATATTATTTTTCAACTTTTAGAACAGCCCAGCTTCAACTAGAAAAAGAACATTTACTACTAGAATTAGATTTACATGATTATAATCCAGTCTATACGAAACAAGTTCCCAATCTAATAGATGTGGGTTACAAACAGGCGAAAGCATTCATCGAGGCACAGTTATTTAATAAATAA
- a CDS encoding FMN-dependent NADH-azoreductase, which yields MKTLLYITCNSKPETLSASKTVGRELVEEFLKANTDYRLNEVDLYEMKLPRLKYKYFENRNKLIGQEAYNKLTEEDQKEVDRIKELAIEFKNADCYVIATPMWSILFPAPLKEYLDCIIQNDITIKISRERVEGLLDDKKRSMVYIQSSGGSIPLLLDKKMNHGGNYIKDIFKFLGIKDFHEVLVDGTGFTEEEEHKAVEKGKKDVQKLVKNL from the coding sequence ATGAAAACATTACTTTATATAACTTGTAACTCTAAACCAGAGACTCTTTCTGCTAGTAAAACAGTAGGGAGAGAATTAGTTGAAGAATTTCTAAAGGCAAATACTGATTATAGATTAAATGAAGTTGATCTTTACGAGATGAAACTTCCGAGATTAAAGTATAAGTATTTCGAGAATCGAAACAAGTTAATTGGACAGGAAGCCTATAATAAGCTCACAGAAGAGGATCAAAAAGAGGTAGACAGAATTAAAGAATTAGCAATTGAATTTAAAAATGCAGATTGTTACGTTATAGCTACCCCAATGTGGAGTATCTTATTTCCTGCGCCTCTAAAGGAATACTTAGATTGTATCATTCAAAACGATATTACAATTAAGATAAGCAGAGAGAGAGTTGAGGGATTATTAGATGATAAAAAACGATCTATGGTTTATATTCAATCATCTGGTGGCTCGATTCCCTTGCTTTTAGATAAAAAAATGAATCATGGAGGAAATTATATAAAAGATATTTTTAAATTCTTAGGTATAAAAGATTTTCATGAAGTTTTAGTAGATGGAACAGGATTTACTGAAGAGGAAGAACATAAGGCAGTTGAGAAGGGGAAGAAAGACGTTCAAAAATTGGTTAAGAACTTATAG